Below is a genomic region from Sinobacterium norvegicum.
ATGCAATAGCAAGGCACTCAGGCGCCCGATTATACCGGCGCCGGCAATACCAATTTTCATAACGTACTACCCGTGGTGGGACAAGCAAATAAAATCAGCGACGGCCCTATGACCGTCGCCCGATCAATTTAAACCTTTTGGTAGATTTCACTACCCGCCTGTTTAAATTCCTCTGATTTTTTCTGCATCTCAGCATCCAAATCAAGGATTTGAATACTGTCGCCGGCAACCTCAACACCATTGACCGAGGCGTAGTCTCGTACTTCCTGCGAGATTTTCATTGAACAAAACTTAGGGCCGCACATCGAACAGAAATGGGCCACCTTGGCAGAGTCCTTCGGCAGAGTTTCATCGTGATAGCTGCGGGCAGTATCGGGGTCCAGACCCAGATTGAACTGATCTTCCCAGCGGAACTCGAAACGCGCTTTCGATAACGCATTATCACGTACCTGTGCGCCGGGGTGCCCCTTGGCCAAGTCGGCGGCGTGGGCCGCTAATTTGTAGGTAATAATGCCGGTTTTTACATCGTCTTTATTGGGCAGGCCCAGATGCTCTTTTGGTGTCACATAACACAGCATGGCACAACCATACCAACCGATCATAGCGGCACCAATGCCAGAGGTGATGTGGTCGTAACCCGGTGCTATATCTGTGGTCAAAGGGCCTAAGGTATAGAACGGCGCCTCGTCACAGTGCTCAAGCTGTTTCTCCATATTGGCCTTGATCATGTGCATTGGCACATGGCCGGGACCTTCAATCATCACCTGTACATCATGCTTCCAAGCGATCTTAGTCAACTCGCCCAGTGTTTCCAGCTCGCCAAATTGCGCCTCATCGTTGGCATCGGCAATCGAACCTGGACGCAGGCCATCGCCCAAAGAGAAGGCAACATCGTACTGTTTACAAATTTCACAAATTTCTTCGAAGTGGGTGTAGAGAAAATTTTCCTGGTGGTGCGACAAACACCACTTGGCCATGATAGAGCCACCGCGAGAAACAATACCGGTAACGCGCTTTGCCGTCATCGGCACATAGCGCAGCAGTACGCCGGCGTGAATGGTGAAGTAATCTACGCCCTGCTCTGCCTGTTCAATCAGCGTATCGCGGAAGATTTCCCAGGTAAGGTTTTCCGCCACGCCATCGACTTTTTCCAACGCCTGATAAATAGGCACAGTACCGACGGGAACTGGTGAGTTGCGAATAATCCACTCACGGGTTTCATGAATGTTTTTACCCGTTGATAAATCCATCATGGTATCGGCGCCCCAGCGGATACCCCAGCTCAGCTTTGCCACTTCTTCTTCAATCGAAGAACCCAGCGCCGAATTACCAATGTTGCCGTTGATCTTAACCAAGAAATTACGGCCAATAATCATTGGCTCCGACTCCGGGTGATTGATGTTGTTAGGGATAATCGCTCGACCACGGGCAACTTCACTGCGAACAAATTCTGGCGTGATTTCATCCGGGATCTCGGCGCCGAAGGCTTCTCCGGGGTGCTGATCATCGACCAGGCCACGCTCTTTCAAATGTTGCAGCGTCATGTTTTCACGGATGGCAATATATTCCATCTCAGGGGTGATAATACCTTGGCGGGCATAGTGCATCTGCGTCACATTCCGACCAGCCTTGGCTCGACGTGGCGTGCGCTTTAAATCAAAACGTAATTCATCGAGGCTGTCATCGGCAGCGCGCATCTGAGCATAGTCCGAGGTGTCACCTGAAAGCTCTTCGGTATCGTCGCGCTCCAATACCCAGTTGCTGCGAATCGATGCCAAGCCTTTACGGATATCGACCTGCACATCCGGGTCAGAGTATACACCGGAGGTATCATAGACACGTACGGGGTCGTTAGGCTCCAGGCTGGTGCTGCCGTCAGGGCCGGCGACGGTTGTCGAGGTCAGAGCGATTTCACGCATCGGCACTTTGATATCCGGGCGACTGCCTTCGACATAAAGCTTATTAGAATTTGGAAAAGGTTGGATTGAAGCCTCGTCTACACGTGCGGTTTGGCTCAGTTTGCTGCTGGACATGACAATACCTGTGATCATTAATCGATGGGTAAAATCAGGGCGCACACGTTGTCTGTCAAAGTGGGATTGCAGGAGGGCTGCTGTGGTCTAACGGCTGATGCGCCGATCTTGTTCCCTCCGCAGGTATTAACCCAACAGGTTCAACGGGTAAATTCTCAGCTAAGACAATCGAATAAACGACTATTAGCACCCCGACAAGCTGTGCAGGATTCTAGAAGTTTGCCGACGCTAACGCAAGAAGAAGGGAGTAAAACATGAAAAAAACGTCAGATAGGATACCCCCCAGCCTCTCTTCAAAGAGACCGAGGGGTTAACAGTAAGACACTGTTCCAATCATTTCCAACATCTTTTTGTATTGCGCCTTAGTGACTTAGCGTATTCGTTTATTATTCTTATTAGACTGTTTAGACTGTTTATTGTTATAAACGCTTTGTTTATCACTTTGCTGCTTTATGTGACCAGTATAAGGGAATCCCCCTATGCGTCTATTGACGCATATCAAGATAGGTAGATTCCCCTACCTGACTACGCTATTTACTGAGAAATTTAGCAATGGCACGCTCTGACAGCTGCACACCGGTCTTTTTCTTGATCGCTGCTGCATCCAGCCCTTGGCCGGCGAGGCGCTGCATTTCACTGCCCATTAACTTCAGCTGTCGTTGCTGTTGCTGTTGCAGCTCCATCTCTTTGCGTCGGTTTTCTTCTTTCTGGCGTTTCTTCTGATTAACAACCTTCATCAAGGCCTTCAATTCGTCACTCTTAACACCACGTTTAGATAGGACGATGCCAGACAACTGCCGCTCTGAGGCCGTTGTTTCAGTGGCCTCGTTCTTATCGAGGTCAATACGCATACGCGGCTGGCCATTATTCCAAACTGCCCGATGGTATTTCACCGACCGGGTATGCTTACCTAAGAAGTACTCAAAAGCATCCGCTAATTCTGGGTGTCGAGCACAGAGCTCTTTGTATATCCCAATCGCCAGCGGAGCGATGTCTTCACCGAACAAATGGGGGTAATTTACCTCGAGAAAAACAGAGGTTACATCGATGATTTCTTTGGTAGGTATTGGCTGTGGCACAGCGACATTCCTTGGGTCTTGGGTTATCAGAGCGCTCTAGAATAACAAAATTCACAGAGTGAATCACGCCGGCACTAAATTAGCCTTGCATAACTGCTATCTAAGGGGGAGAAAAAACGGTGACATCACCGCCTTTTCCATTAAAAACTGAGACTGGGCAAAAAATATGCCGTCAGCTGCAGCGTCGCCAGGGCAAAAATACCGGCCAGAATATCGTCGACCATGATGCCGAAGCCGCCGCCAACTTTTTTGTCTAACCAGCTAATCGGCCAAGGCTTCAAGATATCGAAAATACGGAAGTATACAAAACCCAGCAACAGCCAAATCATGCCGGCTGGCGCCATCAACATGGTAATCCAATAGCCGACAAACTCATCCCAAACAATCCCGGGGTGGTCGTGTACTTGTAAGTCGGCCGCCGTCTTATGGCACAGATAAATGCCCAGCACCGTGGTCGCCAACAGCATGACAATATAGCTGGTCAGCGATAAATCCTGCAACAGCAACCAATAGATCGCCATGCCGGCAACAGTACCAAAAGTGCCTGGCGCTTTCGGCGCCAAACCACTGCCAAAACCAAAGGCAGCATAGTGAATCAAGTTTTTCTCAGGCTTAGGCAGCCCTTTTTTATGCTCAGACATTTCAATACTCATCGGCTAAAAATGTTTAAAACCCGTCTGTTGCGCTAGTATTTCACTGTCGCTGCCGCGCAGAGAAATAGCGTCGGCTTGACTATTCGCAGCGACAATACGCCCAACCGCTGTCAGTGGCCAGCCCTGGGCGGCAAAATAAGCCTTGGCCTGCGACCACCGGTCCGGTGCAATAGCAACACACAACTCGTAATCATCACCACCGGTTAATTGGTAGCGCTGACGCTCGTCAACATCATCGATAAAGCCCAGTGCTTTCGATGTGGGCAGTGCATTGACATCGACGATTGCCGCCACCTCACTGGCGGCCACCAGGTGACCCAGATCCGCCAATAGGCCATCAGAGATGTCGATTCCACAACAGCTATACGGCAGCAGCGCTTGCCCTTCGGCAACCCTGGCCGTCGGCCGTAGGAATCGAGACAACAGAAAGGCGTCGGCAGCCTCTTGCTCACGCAGTAACAGCTGCAGTCCAGCAGCGGCATCGCCAATACTGCCCGTCACGGCAATAATATCGTCAACCTTGGCGCCAGCACGGGATAAATAGGCATCGTCGGTGATCACTCCGTGGACTTGAATCGTAATCGTCAGCGGCCCCCTGGTGGTATCACCACCCAGCAGCGCCATATCGTGTTGCTCGGCGAGCTCAAAAAGCCCCTGACTAAACCCGGCCAGCCATTGATGATCGACAGCGGGAAGCGTCAGCGCCAGGGTAAAATATCGCGGCTCAGCCCCCATTGCAGCAAGATCACTCAGTGCCGTCGCCAGGGCTCGATAACCGAGGTCCTGTGGCGCCATATCGGCGAGGAAATGACGCCCCTCGACCATGGTGTCGATAGAGAACACCAAACGCTCCGAGGCCGCTAACTCGACAATCGCGCAGTCATCGCCGTTATCGACGACGACGCCATCACAGCTATGCTGACGGCGAAAATACTGCTTAATGAGATCGAATTCATCCATAGAGAAACTCTACCAAAGACAGAGGCCAATACTGTTGCTGTCGCCGAAAAAAAATAAGCCTCACAGAGAGGCTTAATAACACGACAGCAACAGGACTACGCCTCGGCGTCGATCTCTGTCGTGCGGATCTTACGGGCCAACTTATCGAGAATACTGTTGACGTATTTATGACTGTCGGCGGCGCCAAACTTCTTCGCCAAGCCAACCGCCTCGTTAATAACCACCTTGTAGGGCACATCGGTGCGCTTGAGCATCTCGTAGCTGCCAAGGCGAAGCAGAGCGGTCTCTACCTGATCCAGCTCTTTGAGTTCGCGATCTAACAGCGGCACAAAAAGCTCCTGTAGTTCGGCCAGATTAGCCGCCACACCGTCCAGCAGGTCGTGGAAGTAATGTACATCAACCTTACTCATATCATAGTCAGCGCGGAACTGCTCTTCGATTACATGAATCGCCGTACCCGACATCTGCCATTGATATAAGCCCTGCATCGCATAGTGACGTGCCTTGTGGCGAGTCTGTGACAGGGGGGGCTTTGGTTTACCGCTCGATTGATTTGACATGAAGATTCTCGATCATCAACCGCGACCGATGTCGCGGTTTATCTAAAAAGTAAAATTACAGTTGGTCTAACAAACTGACCATTTCAAGTGCAGAGGCCGCAGCCTCCTCACCCTTGTTACCGGCCTTAGTGCCGGCACGCTCAATCGCCTGCTCGATGGTATCGACAGTCAATACACCGAAGGTTACAGGGATTTCGCTTTCAAGATTAACGTGCGAAAGACCCTTAACACACTCACCAGAGACGTATTCAAAATGCGGTGTACCACCGCGAATAACTGCGCCTAAGGCAATAATGGCATCGTATTTACCGGTGGCGGCTACTTTTTTAGTGGTCAATGGTATTTCGAACGCACCCGGACAGCGGACGATGGTTAAGTTGTCCTTATTGACACCGTGAAGCAGCAAATAATCGAGGGCGCCTTCCAACATGGACTCAACAACAAAGCTGTTCCAACGACCAACCACTAGTGCAAAACGTTTCTTTTCACCGCTGACAAAGTTACCTTCGATCGTTTTTATGTCTTTCATTTCATTCTCTCTATGATGCTTATCAATTCAACCGCGTGCTGTTTAAGCTTCCGGTTCAATTGGTTCAAATTCGACAACTTCAAGGTCAAAGCCTGAAATCGCATTGTATTTAATCGGCGGCCCCATCAGACGAATCTTACCAACGCCGACCTCCCGTAAAATCTGCGAGCCAATACCGACGGTAAAATAGGTCGACTGGCTGCTGCCGCCATCCAACTTAGGCTTTGGCTTATTGCCCAGCGCCACCTCAACACTGGCCAATAAATCTTCCTGGCTCTCGGGGCTGTCGATCAATAACACCACGCCTTTGCCTGCTGCTGCAACACGTTCCATACAGCGCTTGATGTTCCAGCCCTGCTCTTTACCCGGAATTTTTGCACACATTAAATCGCGTACGGTGGCACCCAGGTGAACACGAACCAGCGTCGGATCATCTACCGTCACCTCACCCTTGACCAGGGCAAAGTGTAACTTGCCTTCGCTGGTATCGCGGAAGGTGTGTAAGTCGAAGCTGCCGTAGTCGGTTTCGATCTCACCCACACTGATTGACTCGATGGTCTTTTCGTTGGCAACACGGTATTGAATCAGGTCGGCAATGGTGCCGATTTTCATATCGTGCTCGGCGGCAAAGACCTCCAAGTCTGGACGACGGGCCATAGTACCGTCTTCGTTCATAATTTCAACAATTGCCGCCGCTGGCTCAAAACCGGCAAGGCGAGCCAAGTCGCAGCCGGCCTCGGTGTGACCGGCGCGGGATAATACACCACCGGGCTTGGCCATCAACGGAAAAATATGACCGGGCATGACGATATCTTCTGGTACCGCATTGCGTGCCACTGCGGTGCGAACGGTATGCGCACGGTCAGCTGCACTGATCCCCGTGGTCACACCGGTCGCAGCCTCGATAGACAGGGTGAAATTGGTGCTGTGCTGACAGCCATTTTCGGTAACCATCAGCGGTAGATTTAGCTTGGCACAGCGCTCTTCACTTAATGTCAGGCAGATCAAGCCCCGGGCATGGGTGGCCATAAAGTTAATATCGGAGGCGTTGACACATTCCGCGGCGATGACAATGTCACCCTCGTTTTCACGGTCCTCGTCATCCATCAAAATAACCATCTTACCGAGACGGATATCGTTAATAATTTCTTCTGCGGTATTTAACGCCATTTTACAAATCCACTGATGTTTGATGATTGCCGCCTATTGAGACGGCGCTATTCTACGCGTTTGCGAGCTACTTTAAAAACCCACTCTCGGCAAGCTTGGCCAAAGTGACACCCTCGCTCGCCGCCTCACTGTCTTTATCCGCGGTTAACAGTCGCTCTAAATATCGTGCGATCACGTCTACCTCAAGGTTTACGCGGCGCCCAGGACGATAAGAAGGCAGCAACGTTCGCTCGGCGGTATGGGGAATTATATTCAATTCAAACCTCGAACCATCGATCTTATTGACCGTCAAACTGACACCATCGACGGTGATCGACCCCTTGTGGGCAATATACCGCGCTAAATCCGTCGGTGCCTTGATCCACATCCGGATAGAGCGAGCATCATCAAACCGCTCAGTAATCTCGCCGACGCCGTCGACATGGCCGCTGACAATGTGACCGCCCAGGCGACTGGTCGGCATCAGTGCTTTTTCTAGGTTGACCGCATTGCCACTCTGCAACTGACCGATACTAGTGTAGTCCATGGTCTCGACCGAGACGTCGGCAACAAAACTCCGAGCCTTTACTGCTGTAACCGTGAGGCAAACACCATTGACGGCGATAGAATCTCCCAGATGCACATCGCTCAAATCCAGTTCACCACTGGATATTTCTAGCTTAATATCCCCCTGACTGCGGTGTACTTGGCGAATACTGCCCAGTGATTCGATAATTCCTGTAAACATATAACGTCTCTATAAAGGCGTCGAATAAACCGGCGCGGCACTGATAAGCCAGTCGTCGCCGACAGCTCTGATATCGTCAATGGCCAATTCAACCTGCTCACTCATTGCCGCCAACGGTAAAGTAAACAATGGTCGGGCTTGGCTCCCCAGCAGCTTGGGCGCCATGAAAATTTTCAGTCGATCAATCAAGCCCTGCTGCAACCAACCTCCAGCCAACTGACTGCCGGTCTCCAACAACACCTCATTACACTGTTGCTGTTCTGCCAGCCAGCGCAACAGCGCTAAGCCATCGACATGACCATCTCGCAGCGGCAACTGCACTAACTCGGCACCAGCATTGGACAACGCCTCCAGCCGCTCTGCGTCCGCATAATGATAGGCGATAATTGTGCGCCCTGTTTGCCTCAAAATTTTCGCACTCAGCGGCATCCGTAAACGACTATCCAGCACCACTCGGATAGGCTGACGTCGAACCACCTGCTCACTTAATTCGGCATCCAAGCCCAGCTCGTCACGGCGTAACGTCAACGAGGAATCATCCAGCAATATACTGCCGATACCGGTGATAATGGCGCAGCTTCTGGCGCGCAACTGCTGTACCTGAGTGCGTGCCGCCGGCCCAGTAATCCACTGGCTTTCACCGCTGGCCATCGCCGTCCGACCATCGACACTGCTGGCCAACTTTGCCGTCACCAGAGGAAGGCCATGCGTCATGCGACGAATAAAGCCCGGGTTTAATGCTCTGGCCTGTTGTTCCAAAACGCCAACGTCAACGGCAATCCCTTGGTCGCGTAGGTATTGCAGGCCGCTGCCACCCACCTGCGGATTGGGGTCTTGCATGGCCACCACCACCCGAGCAACACCGGCATTAGCCAGCGCCTGACAACAGGGGCCTGTTCTGCCGGTATGGCTGCAGGGTTCAAGTGTCACATAAGCAGTGCAGCCTTGGGCATTAACGCCAGCATCAGCCAGTGCGTTAACCTCGGCATGACCTTCACCGGCGCGCAGGTGATAGCCACGCCCCACAACCACATCGTCTTTAACTAAAACACAACCTACTCGAGGGTTGGGTGATGTCGTCATCAAGCCTTTTTTGGCCAGTGCAATTGCCTCGGCCATATAGTATTGATCACGGGCATTAGTCATTTTTACTGCCATCGGCAGACAGGCTGTCGATCTCGCGACGGAACTCATCGAGATCCTGAAAATCACGATAAACCGAGGCGAAGCGAACATAGGCAACATGATCGAGCGAGCGCAGGGTATTCATCACTCTTTCGCCGACCGAGCGGGCATCAATTTCGCGCTCACCGGTGGCCTGCAGCTGGTGCTTAATTTTGGCGATGGCAGCCTCTATCGATTCCATATCGACGGGCCGTTTTTCCAACGCTTTCAAGATACCAAAGCGAAGCTTATCCTCATTGAATGGCTCACGGGTACCGTCACCCTTGATAATCCGAGGCATTAACAGCTCGGCCACTTCATAGGTGGTAAAACGCTCGCTACAACTTAAACACTCGCGGCGGCGGCGTACTTGATCAGCCTCGGCAACGAGGCGGGAATCGATAACCTTGGTTTCAGCTTCAAAGCAGAACGGGCAGCGCATAGAAAACCTAAGTGAATATAATGGGAGGGAATTTTGCCAATACTAACACAGCGACGGCCCTGGCTGGAAATCGGCACAACGCAATAACAAAAAAAGCCGCCGAGCATAACGCTGGGCGGCTTTTTTGTCTTTAAGGCGTTTCTTACTTTTCGTAAACCGGTAGGCGGTTACAAATTTCAAGTACCTTGGCCTTAACACCATCGATTACCGCTTGATCACCCATATTATCGAGGATATCAGCAATCCAGCCCGCCAGAGCGGCACAGTCTGCCTCGTTAAAACCACGGCGCGTCACTGACGGAGAGCCGATACGCAGACCACTGGTGACAAACGGTGAACGCGGGTCGTTTGGTACCGAGTTTTTGTTGACCGTGATATTGGCCAGACCCAGCGCCGCATCAGCTTCTTTACCGGTGATGTCTTGCTTGATCAGGCTGAGCAAGAACAGGTGGTTCTTGGTGCCGCCGGAAACCACATCAAAGCCACGTTCGATCAATACCTTGGCCATTGCCTGAGCGTTTAGCACAACCTGCTGCTGATACGCCTTGTAGTCATCGCTCATCGCTTCTTTAAAGCATACTGCTTTCGCGGCGATAACATGCATTAATGGACCGCCTTGACCGCCGGGGAAGACAGCAGAGTTAAGCTTCTTCTCAATCGCTTCGTCGCCACCCTTGGTCAGAATAATACCGCCGCGTGGACCGCCAAGCGTCTTGTGGGTGGTCGAGGTCACGACATCGGCAAACGGTACAGGGTTGGGATAGACACCTGCGGCAATAAGACCGGCAACGTGCGCCATATCTACCATCAAATAAGCACCGACCTTATCCGCAATCTCGCGGAAACGTGCCCAATCAGCGACCATCGAATAGGCAGAGAAGCCGGCGATAATCATCTTCGGTTTGTGCTCAACAGCCATTGCCTCAACTTGATCGTAATCGATCTCGCCAGTCTCAGCGTTTAGGCCATACTGTACCGCATTGTATATTTTGCCAGAGAAGCTCACTTTGGCGCCGTGGGTCAGGTGCCCACCTTCGTCCAAGCTCATACCTAGCACTGTATCGCCGGGCTGAAGCAGCGCCATGAACACGGCGGCGTTAGCCTGTGAGCCAGAGTGCGGCTGAACGTTGGCGTAACCGGCACCGAACAACTCCTGTGCACGTTCAATGGCCAGCGTTTCGACAACATCGACGTGTTCGCAACCGCCGTAGTAACGCTTGCCGGGGTAACCTTCGGCATACTTGTTGGTTAATGCAGAGCCTTGAGCTTCAAAAACACGCGGCGTGGCGTAGTTCTCTGAGGCAATCAGCTCAATATGTTCTTCTTGACGAACAACTTCGGCGTCCATAGCAGCCTGAAGTTCAGGGTCAAAATCAGCAATCTTCATATCTTTACTAAACATATTTTTATTTCCCCATTGCGAGAGTTGCAAAACAATTACGGCAGTTCTGAAAGGGGCACATCATACACTCAAAGCAGGGATTCTGCGAGCAGAAAAACAGCAAAAGAGAGAATGCGAGAATTATCAGCAAGATATTGTTTTAAAAAGGAAAAATATTTTTTATCCGTCGCCAATTAGCTGCACTAACTGCAAATCAATTTTTGTCGAATTCTCGACCAAACGGTTAACTTCTTGCGCCGGCATCGGCTTGCCGTAGAGGAAACCTTGGCACTTTTCACAGCCCAGACTATCGAGATAACTCGCCTGCTCCTCAGTCTCCACCCCCTCGGCGACAACGGTGAGATTAAAGCTATGAGCCATGGCGATAATGGCCTGAGTAATGGCGCTATCCTGGGTGCTACCCGGCAGGTTGGCAACGAAGCTGCGGTCAATCTTCAAACTGTCAATCGGGAATTGCTTGAGATAACTCATCGACGAATAACCGGTGCCAAAGTCGTCGATGGAAATTTTCACGTCCATCGCCTTCAAATCGGCCAACATGCCCAGGGTGTAGGCCACATCTTCCATTAGCACACTCTCTGTGAGCTCGAGCGCCAAGCAATGGCTGGGCAGGCCTGAAACGTCCAGCGCATCAATCACCTGCCGCAACAAACTCCCCTCGGAGAACTGCAGCGCCGATATATTGACCGCCACCCGCTGCACCGCCAAGCCATCGCGACGCCACTGCGCCATTTGTCGGCAGGCCTCATTAAGCACCCAATTACCCAGCGGTACAATCAAGCCAGTTTCCTCCGCCATCGAGATAAACACCTCAGGAGGAATGCTGCCGCGTTGCGGGTGATGCCAGCGCACCAAGGCTTCTACCGATATTAAACGTCGGGTATTGAGGTCGATAACCGGCTGGTAGCACAGTTCAAATGCTCCAGCAGCCACGGCACGATGCAAGTCGTTTTGTAGCTCCAGTTTATCGAGCGATGAATGGTTCATCATGCCAGAGTAATACTGATAATTGTTCTTGCCCGCCGACTTGGCGTGATACATCGCCGCATCGGCGTTTTGCAATAACGTCGTGCTATCAATGGCATCCGTCGGGTAAATAGCAACGCCGACAGAGGCCGTTAAATACACATCCTTTCCCTGAATGATAAAGGGTGCCGCCAGCGAGGAGAGTAACGACTGAGCAATGTGGGTCGAATGCCCGACCGCGTCAGAATGGTCATCACAGTCGGGCAGGATGACGGCAAATTCATCCCCCCCCATGCGGGCAACCTGACACCCCTCGTCAACCACCGCCTGCAAACGCTTGCCAACCTGGGCCAGCAAGATGTCACCAGCGCCGTGCCCCATCGAATCATTGATCGACTTAAAGCCATCCATATCAATAAAAAGTAACGGTAGCAGCAGCTGGTCCCGGTTAGCTCGGAATAACTTGGCCTCTAATTCATCATGAAATAAACTGCGATTAGCCAGACCTGTCAACGGATCATAAAAGGCCAGTTTAAGAATACGCTCCTCATTTCGCTTGCGCTCGGTTTCGTCTGTAAAGGCGGTGATGTAACCAATGTGCTCACCGTGCTTACTGCTGACCTCTGTAATACCCACCTGAACCGGGTAACACTCACCACTCTTACGGCGACTCTCAACCTCACCCTGCCAAAAACCAGCCTGCTCTAACACCGGTTTAATGGTACGTGCAAAACTGACTCCCGCATGACGATTGCTGGATAAAAACGAGGGACGCCGACCAATAACCTCGTCTGGTCGGTAGCCGGTAATAGCAGTAAAAACCTTATTCACTTGTGAAATAGTGCCGTTGGCAGCGGTGATATAAATCCCCTGCAAACTGTTTTCAAACACCTTGGCAGCGAGACGCAAGTCGTCATCAATTTTTAATCGTTGAGTGATATCACGACAAAGAATCAGCATGCCCTGCAGGCTGCCATCCTCCTCCCACATCAGGCTGCTTTGCAGCTCTAATGAAACCTTATAACCTAAGTGGTGCTCTACCTCGACCTCCTGCAGGCGCAAATATTGACGCTGCTCTTCGGCAGAAATATGCGGGTTATTGGTCAGCCGATGATAGTCTTTCGACAACGAATCGAAGACTAATTTTAAGGTCGGTATTTGCTCTGTAATCAACGCCTGCTGAACAAGGAATTGCTGCGGATAATAACCCAGCAACTTCTCCACAGATGGGCTGATATAGTCAATTCTTAACTCGGTGTCAGTGGTGCAAATAATATCGCTGAAATTATCGGCCAGGGTTCGATAGTTTCGCTGCTGGTGGTCGTAACGACTCTTTATCCGCTGTTGCTCAGTCACATCGGTGGCGACTGTCACAATGTAGGCGGTACGGCCATTGTATTTATCGATAATGCCGCTGCTGCGAGTAACATAGTTACGCCATTCACCGCTGACATGCATCATACGCAGGTGTTTTTCAACCACCTCACCATCACCTAAGCGCTTGAGAAGATGGATTAGTTGATCGCCACTCAGGCGGTCTTCCGGGTGCAAAAACAGACTGCTTTCGTCGCTCAAATCCAGCGGTGATGAATGCTCTTCAATGCCAAAATGGCGGGCAGCCTCGCCATTAA
It encodes:
- the thiC gene encoding phosphomethylpyrimidine synthase ThiC — its product is MSSSKLSQTARVDEASIQPFPNSNKLYVEGSRPDIKVPMREIALTSTTVAGPDGSTSLEPNDPVRVYDTSGVYSDPDVQVDIRKGLASIRSNWVLERDDTEELSGDTSDYAQMRAADDSLDELRFDLKRTPRRAKAGRNVTQMHYARQGIITPEMEYIAIRENMTLQHLKERGLVDDQHPGEAFGAEIPDEITPEFVRSEVARGRAIIPNNINHPESEPMIIGRNFLVKINGNIGNSALGSSIEEEVAKLSWGIRWGADTMMDLSTGKNIHETREWIIRNSPVPVGTVPIYQALEKVDGVAENLTWEIFRDTLIEQAEQGVDYFTIHAGVLLRYVPMTAKRVTGIVSRGGSIMAKWCLSHHQENFLYTHFEEICEICKQYDVAFSLGDGLRPGSIADANDEAQFGELETLGELTKIAWKHDVQVMIEGPGHVPMHMIKANMEKQLEHCDEAPFYTLGPLTTDIAPGYDHITSGIGAAMIGWYGCAMLCYVTPKEHLGLPNKDDVKTGIITYKLAAHAADLAKGHPGAQVRDNALSKARFEFRWEDQFNLGLDPDTARSYHDETLPKDSAKVAHFCSMCGPKFCSMKISQEVRDYASVNGVEVAGDSIQILDLDAEMQKKSEEFKQAGSEIYQKV
- the ribH gene encoding 6,7-dimethyl-8-ribityllumazine synthase; the protein is MKDIKTIEGNFVSGEKKRFALVVGRWNSFVVESMLEGALDYLLLHGVNKDNLTIVRCPGAFEIPLTTKKVAATGKYDAIIALGAVIRGGTPHFEYVSGECVKGLSHVNLESEIPVTFGVLTVDTIEQAIERAGTKAGNKGEEAAASALEMVSLLDQL
- a CDS encoding ProQ/FINO family protein, which codes for MPQPIPTKEIIDVTSVFLEVNYPHLFGEDIAPLAIGIYKELCARHPELADAFEYFLGKHTRSVKYHRAVWNNGQPRMRIDLDKNEATETTASERQLSGIVLSKRGVKSDELKALMKVVNQKKRQKEENRRKEMELQQQQQRQLKLMGSEMQRLAGQGLDAAAIKKKTGVQLSERAIAKFLSK
- the ribBA gene encoding bifunctional 3,4-dihydroxy-2-butanone-4-phosphate synthase/GTP cyclohydrolase II — its product is MALNTAEEIINDIRLGKMVILMDDEDRENEGDIVIAAECVNASDINFMATHARGLICLTLSEERCAKLNLPLMVTENGCQHSTNFTLSIEAATGVTTGISAADRAHTVRTAVARNAVPEDIVMPGHIFPLMAKPGGVLSRAGHTEAGCDLARLAGFEPAAAIVEIMNEDGTMARRPDLEVFAAEHDMKIGTIADLIQYRVANEKTIESISVGEIETDYGSFDLHTFRDTSEGKLHFALVKGEVTVDDPTLVRVHLGATVRDLMCAKIPGKEQGWNIKRCMERVAAAGKGVVLLIDSPESQEDLLASVEVALGNKPKPKLDGGSSQSTYFTVGIGSQILREVGVGKIRLMGPPIKYNAISGFDLEVVEFEPIEPEA
- the nusB gene encoding transcription antitermination factor NusB, which encodes MSNQSSGKPKPPLSQTRHKARHYAMQGLYQWQMSGTAIHVIEEQFRADYDMSKVDVHYFHDLLDGVAANLAELQELFVPLLDRELKELDQVETALLRLGSYEMLKRTDVPYKVVINEAVGLAKKFGAADSHKYVNSILDKLARKIRTTEIDAEA
- a CDS encoding riboflavin synthase; the protein is MFTGIIESLGSIRQVHRSQGDIKLEISSGELDLSDVHLGDSIAVNGVCLTVTAVKARSFVADVSVETMDYTSIGQLQSGNAVNLEKALMPTSRLGGHIVSGHVDGVGEITERFDDARSIRMWIKAPTDLARYIAHKGSITVDGVSLTVNKIDGSRFELNIIPHTAERTLLPSYRPGRRVNLEVDVIARYLERLLTADKDSEAASEGVTLAKLAESGFLK
- a CDS encoding phosphatidylglycerophosphatase A family protein; this encodes MSEHKKGLPKPEKNLIHYAAFGFGSGLAPKAPGTFGTVAGMAIYWLLLQDLSLTSYIVMLLATTVLGIYLCHKTAADLQVHDHPGIVWDEFVGYWITMLMAPAGMIWLLLGFVYFRIFDILKPWPISWLDKKVGGGFGIMVDDILAGIFALATLQLTAYFLPSLSF
- the thiL gene encoding thiamine-phosphate kinase gives rise to the protein MDEFDLIKQYFRRQHSCDGVVVDNGDDCAIVELAASERLVFSIDTMVEGRHFLADMAPQDLGYRALATALSDLAAMGAEPRYFTLALTLPAVDHQWLAGFSQGLFELAEQHDMALLGGDTTRGPLTITIQVHGVITDDAYLSRAGAKVDDIIAVTGSIGDAAAGLQLLLREQEAADAFLLSRFLRPTARVAEGQALLPYSCCGIDISDGLLADLGHLVAASEVAAIVDVNALPTSKALGFIDDVDERQRYQLTGGDDYELCVAIAPDRWSQAKAYFAAQGWPLTAVGRIVAANSQADAISLRGSDSEILAQQTGFKHF